In Triticum urartu cultivar G1812 chromosome 6, Tu2.1, whole genome shotgun sequence, the following proteins share a genomic window:
- the LOC125517465 gene encoding uncharacterized protein LOC125517465 has translation MRKEIIIRMYVNSEKYQTKAMKVAATATGVESVTLAGGDKNLLLVIGDDVDSNKLTKSLKKKVGAAEIVELRTLDTFGASSLPLPAGTKGAVAPGRSPYNGSQHYQYGAAPGPYAHHHHPSPLAAQGGYGYGSSYSRAVARSHPGNYSPLVERHDYYPMEHSSSSSGGGGSTSYSSVPRRDSGSGGCCIQ, from the exons ATGAGG AAGGAGATCATCATTCGGATGTATGTGAACTCGGAGAAATACCAAACCAAAGCCATGAAAGTGGCAGCTACGGCTACCG GGGTGGAGTCGGTGACGCTGGCCGGCGGCGACAAGAATCTGCTGCTGGTGATCGGCGACGACGTGGACTCCAACAAGCTGACCAAGAGCCTCAAGAAGAAGGTGGGCGCCGCGGAGATCGTGGAGCTGAGGACGCTCGATACGTTCGGCGCGTCGTCGCTCCCGCTCCCGGCGGGGACCAAGGGAGCAGTGGCGCCGGGGCGGTCGCCGTACAACGGCTCGCAGCACTACCAGTACGGCGCGGCGCCAGGCCCGTACGCTCACCACCACCACCCGTCGCCGCTGGCCGCGCAAGGCGGCTACGGTTACGGCAGCAGCTACTCGCGCGCGGTGGCGCGCAGCCACCCGGGCAACTACTCGCCGCTGGTCGAGAGGCACGACTACTACCCCATGGAgcactcctcctcctcgtccggcggcggcggcagcaccagctacagctcgGTGCCTCGCCGCGATAGTGGCTCCGGTGGCTGCTGCATACAGTAG